The Primulina tabacum isolate GXHZ01 chromosome 7, ASM2559414v2, whole genome shotgun sequence genome includes a window with the following:
- the LOC142550949 gene encoding proline-rich receptor-like protein kinase PERK8 gives MASYTDRSSSGGSSIISTTTLMPGRIVIAFDATKNRNFQELKDIIAHIRMRRDMIQEAESITVFGVLHKVLHPMGFQIQIGSNSFVGTHARAIKEDASRNVDAYVGMLQRSVVEFESEGVEIEVKIAVGAPIEKVVVQEIVSSNATWAILDRQLRTELRFYLKHIPCKVAMVLDNLSLEVVRPYESDNFKEIIKHKLLYSLSKPVLLQPSQDNESDKNSVISLSMDSPRSSNAPEYGSASSSMSHFKDKKSFLQGSSYEHENEYDSPEVIVEQRSLENHSEAPAFATASKSKMRHNSMGCNYSEIQEATDNFSKQNLLGEGGYGVVYKGQHQNGRLMVAKVKTEARTESFAEFQSEIEVLISARHKNIVMLLGHCYEENLSILVYEYVTNKSLKWHLFDNTEHVLEWKHRQSIAIGTAKGLRFLHEECRGSPIIHRDVRPSNILLNQNFVPLLGDCNIAKWKTKTRHFHGLIYLAPEYRENGICSTSIDVYAFGIILIQMISGRRDVVPTRDNQQRSLKQWALPLIRKLALAELVDPRLGSSYSTHELCQMAAVAYLCVQTKPAMRPTMGEVLHLLEGESDRLRHFTEQLMLHLDNKQRDRLS, from the exons ATGGCATCATACACGGACAGGAGTAGCAGTGGCGGTAGTAGTATTATTAGTACCACCACTTTGATGCCAGGGCGGATAGTTATTGCCTTCGATGCCACAAAAAATCGCAATTTTCAGGAGTTGAAAGATATTATTGCTCATATTCGTATGCGGCGTGACATGATTCAAGAAGCGGAGAGCATTACCGTGTTTGGAGTGTTGCATAAAGTACTGCACCCCA TGggttttcaaattcaaattggCTCCAATTCTTTTGTCGGAACTCATGCTCGCGCGATCAAAGAAGATGCATCAAGAAATGTTGATGCATATGTTGGCATGCTCCAGCGCAGTGTAGTAGAATTTGAAAGTGAAGGG GTTGAAATTGAAGTCAAAATTGCTGTTGGTGCTCCAATAGAAAAGGTTGTCGTGCAAGAAATCGTATCTTCAAATGCAACATGGGCTATACTTGACAG GCAGCTAAGAACGGAATTGAGGTTTTATCTTAAGCACATACCTTGCAAGGTCGCTATGGTCCTTGATAACTTGTCTTTGGAGGTTGTGAGACCATATGAATCAGACAATTTTAAGGAAATTATCAAGCACAAGCTGCTTTACTCGCTGTCAAAGCCTGTTCTACTTCAACCCTCTCAAGACAACGAAAGTGACAAGAACTCCGTTATTTCTCTATCCATGGATTCCCCCAGGAGCTCCAATGCTCCCGAATATGGTTCAGCATCATCATCCATGTCGCACTTCAAGGATAAAAAATCTTTCTTGCAAG GCAGCTCCTATGAACATGAAAATGAATACGACTCTCCGGAAGTGATAGTAGAGCAAAGAAGtcttgagaatcattctgaaGCCCCTGCTTTTGCCACTGCTAGCAAGTCGAAAATGAGGCACAATTCAATGGGATGTAATTATTCTGAAATACAGGAGGCAACAGATAATTTTTCCAAACAGAATTTACTTGGAGAAGGTGGATATGGAGTAGTGTATAAAGGGCAGCATCAAAATGGGCGGCTCATGGTTGCGAAGGTGAAAACTGAAGCAAGGACTGAAAGTTTTGCAGAATTTCAGTCTGAAATAGAAGTCCTCATCTCTGCACGTCACAAGAACATCGTGATGCTTCTCGGTCATTGTTACGAAGAAAATCTTAGCATATTGGTTTATGAATACGTCACCAATAAATCGCTGAAGTGGCACTTATTTG ATAATACAGAGCATGTTCTTGAATGGAAACACAGACAATCTATCGCCATTGGAACTGCAAAAGGGCTGCGTTTTCTGCATGAAGAGTGTCGAGGTTCTCCTATCATTCATCGGGATGTGAGGCCAAGTAATATATTACTCAACCAGAATTTTGTTCCCTTG CTGGGAGACTGCAACATAGCGAAGTGGAAAACGAAGACTAGACATTTTCACGGTCTTAT ATATCTAGCGCCAGAGTATAGGGAAAATGGGATTTGTTCTACGAGCATAGATGTCTATGCTTTTGGGATTATTCTGATACAAATGATATCGGGACGTAGAGATGTGGTTCCGACGAGAGACAACCAACAAAGGTCTCTTAAACAGTGG GCTTTGCCATTAATTCGGAAACTGGCATTAGCAGAGCTTGTTGATCCTCGTCTTGGAAGCTCGTACAGCACACATGAACTCTGCCAAATGGCTGCTGTAGCATACTTATGTGTTCAAACCAAACCTGCAATGCGGCCAACAATGGGAGAG
- the LOC142551678 gene encoding putative pentatricopeptide repeat-containing protein At1g77010, mitochondrial: MSVQDLQSCARLLNSLNTHDSITRGQQLHLLFIKKGVLSSTLSIANRLLQMYGRCGGIDNARRLFDEMTQRNLFSWNTLLEGYAKDGHKTGMLDVFSSMPEKNEFSWNAVISGLAKVGELDVVRRLFHEMPWKNGIAWNTMIHGYARNGQPNMALGFFKEFIKWEALKTGGVLSLDPFVLATVVGACTELGGLDLGKQVHARMIVDYIEFDSVMESSLVNMYAKCGDLDSASHLLNAMEDPDDYSLSSLIAVYANCGRMNDARRIFELKFSPCAVLWNSLISGYIANDDSMEALLLFNTMHKKGILGDLSTVSCVLRACGSVGILKNGMQLHAHAHKLGTLYDLVVASSLVDAYAKCGSHSDSCKLFGELETHDTVLLNSMITIYCNCDRIEEAKCIFVDIKSKSLISWNSMIIGLSQNGRPIEALNLFCKMNETNWRMDSFTLSGAISACASIPSLELGEQVFARATIIGVDLHQVIATSLVDFYCKCGLVDSGRKFFDGIMKFDAVLWNSLLMGYATNGHGVEALNLFREMRREGVSPTEVTFTAVLSACDHCGLVKEGKNWFHRMKFEYHIDPGIEHYSCMVDLFARAGFLEEAINLIDEMPFHSDSDMWSAILRGCITNGDKSLSDKVAERIIELDPQNSGALVQLSGLLASGGDWEKSELVRRVMKDIKIQKNPGRSWCNV; encoded by the coding sequence ATGAGCGTTCAAGATTTGCAGTCGTGTGCCCGTTTACTCAATTCGTTGAACACCCACGATTCCATTACGCGCGGGCAGCAGCTTCACCTTCTCTTCATCAAAAAGGGTGTTCTGTCTTCCACTCTCTCCATTGCCAATCGCCTCCTGCAAATGTACGGCAGGTGTGGAGGAATAGATAATGCTCGGCGGTTGTTTGACGAAATGACCCAGAGGAATTTGTTCTCTTGGAATACCCTTCTCGAAGGTTATGCGAAGGACGGGCATAAAACTGGGATGCTGGATGTTTTTTCCTCAATGCCTGAGAAAAATGAGTTCTCTTGGAACGCAGTCATTTCGGGTTTGGcaaaagttggtgagttggatgTTGTGCGGCGGTTGTTTCATGAAATGCCGTGGAAGAATGGCATTGCATGGAATACAATGATTCACGGGTATGCGAGGAATGGACAACCAAACATGGCTTTGGGGTTTTTTAAAGAGTTTATAAAGTGGGAAGCACTCAAAACGGGTGGTGTTTTGAGCTTAGATCCATTTGTTTTGGCGACTGTAGTTGGAGCCTGCACAGAGTTGGGAGGCCTTGATTTAGGGAAGCAGGTTCATGCTAGAATGATAGTTGATTACATTGAATTTGATTCGGTCATGGAGAGTTCTCTAGTGAACATGTATGCAAAATGTGGCGACTTAGATAGCGCGAGTCATCTTTTGAATGCCATGGAGGATCCAGATGATTATTCCCTGTCATCTTTAATAGCAGTATATGCAAATTGTGGTAGGATGAATGATGCAAGAAGGATATTTGAACTTAAGTTTAGTCCTTGTGCTGTGTTATGGAATTCTTTGATTTCAGGATATATTGCTAATGACGATTCCATGGAGGCTTTGTTATTATTCAACACGATGCACAAAAAGGGTATTTTGGGAGACTTGTCTACTGTGTCTTGTGTTCTAAGGGCCTGTGGTAGTGTAGGTATTCTTAAAAACGGAATGCAACTACATGCTCATGCTCATAAGTTAGGAACTTTATATGACCTTGTTGTTGCGAGTTCTCTCGTTGATGCGTATGCAAAGTGTGGGAGTCATAGCGATTCTTGCAAGCTATTTGGTGAACTTGAAACTCATGATACTGTTTTACTGAATTCTATGATCACTATATACTGTAATTGCGATAGAATCGAGGAAGCAAAGTGCATTTTTGTTGATATTAAATCGAAAAGCTTGATCTCATGGAATTCCATGATCATTGGTTTGAGTCAAAATGGTCGTCCAATTGAAGCATTAAATCTCTTTTGCAAGATGAATGAGACCAACTGGAGAATGGATAGTTTCACCCTCTCTGGTGCCATTAGTGCTTGTGCCAGTATTCCATCTCTTGAACTTGGTGAACAGGTTTTTGCTAGAGCTACCATCATTGGTGTCGATCTTCATCAGGTCATAGCTACCTCCCTCGTTGACTTCTATTGCAAGTGTGGTCTTGTTGACTCCGGTCGAAAATTTTTtgatggaataatgaaatttgaTGCGGTTCTGTGGAATTCTTTGTTGATGGGTTATGCTACAAACGGTCACGGAGTTGAAGCACTAAATCTATTTCGTGAAATGAGACGAGAAGGTGTTTCCCCCACCGAAGTCACATTTACTGCAGTTTTATCTGCTTGTGATCATTGTGGACTCGTGAAAGAAGGAAAGAACTGGTTCCACAGAATGAAATTCGAGTATCATATCGATCCTGGGATCGAACATTACTCCTGCATGGTTGATCTTTTTGCAAGGGCAGGTTTTCTTGAAGAAGCTATTAATCTTATTGATGAGATGCCATTTCATTCCGACTCAGATATGTGGTCAGCGATTTTAAGAGGGTGCATAACAAATGGAGATAAGTCTCTTTCCGACAAAGTAGCCGAGAGAATTATTGAACTAGATCCTCAGAATTCAGGTGCTCTTGTACAGTTATCGGGCCTATTAGCTTCAGGAGGAGACTGGGAAAAATCGGAACTGGTGAGACGGGTGATGAAAGACattaaaatccaaaaaaatCCAGGCAGAAGCTGGTGTAATGTCTAA
- the LOC142551679 gene encoding uncharacterized protein LOC142551679, translating into MYDPRTHDRLGRFYPNPGSDSFIGGVRESSQHNDGNHSNTCREKIVMSRPENHQESMEGDDSGVRSPPLWKNNPSPPKSPSEPLLGDHNQRSLSPNSRTQAIVRGQWELMEMVKNMPESSYELTLRDLVENPTTDQTETTSPKYERSSIILQQKGETKVTKQESYKKHEKHVTRSGGFDNKGLFLNMVFPFSFKSKKKKGFASNNSGKVSPKPEIVKGVAEKDWWKKKFTGSSDSDSSRTTINSGSSGSSGSSGGRSTRNTRTRYGFLSGCCPCFFNGKREKKP; encoded by the exons ATGTATGATCCAAGAACACACGATCGCCTAGGTCGCTTTTATCCCAATCCGGGCTCGGACAGTTTCATAGGAGGTGTCAGAGAATCATCGCAACATAATGACGGTAATCATAGCAACACGTGCCGCGAAAAAATAGTTATGTCACGACCCGAAAATCACCAGGAATCCATGGAAGGTGATGATTCAGGAGTTCGCTCCCCGCCCTTATGGAAGAACAATCCAAGCCCACCAAAAAGTCCCTCAGAACCGCTTTTGGGAGACCATAATCAGAGGTCTTTGTCGCCTAATTCAAGAACACAAGCCATTGTTAGAGGGCAGTGGGAGCTCATGGAAATGGTGAAGAACATGCCTGAGTCATCCTACGAACTCACCTTAAGAGACCTTGTCGAGAATCCCACCACAGATCAAACGGAAACAACATCGCCGAAATACGAAAGATCGTCGATAATTCTGCAGCAAAAGGGAGAGACGAAGGTTACGAAGCAGGAGAGTTATAAGAAACATGAAAAGCATGTGACGAGAAGCGGGGGTTTTGACAACAAGGGGCTGTTTCTGAACATGGTGTTTCCGTTTTCTTTCAAGTCCAAGAAAAAGAAGGGCTTCGCGAGTAATAATAGCGGTAAAGTTTCTCCCAAGCCTGAGATAGTAAAGGGTGTTGCTGAAAAAGATTGGTGGAAGAAGAAATTTACGGGTTCGAGCGATAGTGATAGTAGCAGAACGACTATTAATAGTGGCAGCAGCGGCAGCAGCGGCAGTAGTGGTGGCCGGAGCACCAGGAATACACG AACAAGATATGGCTTCCTATCTGGTTGCTGTCCCTGTTTCTTCAATGGCAAAAGAGAAAAGAAGCCGTAG
- the LOC142551681 gene encoding uncharacterized protein LOC142551681 → MSNSVTTAIRESVRDMAIGKTKTTEKADRATVEQAIDPRTRMVLFKMLNRGVFRDINGCISTGKEANVYHATKSDGQELAIKVYKTSVLVFKDRDRYVQGDYRFRYGYCKHNPRKMVKTWAEKEMRNLMRLRAAGIRCPAPLLLRLHVLVMEFIGTAGWAAPRLKDAALSLDKLREGYMEMIMVMRTLYQKCKLVHGDLSEYNILYFEGHLYIIDVSQSVDLDHPHALDFLREDCVHVSDFFKKNGVAVMTIRELFDFIVDPTIDDDSVDSYLEEAQEKILARGDKISAEEEIADSVFVQSYIPKTLDHVKNAEEDVQQIISGKDTRNMYYQTITGLNKALSLASSSISENEQQNPNVEVVKENLASTPCSTDLLEAESETESSDSEEGSSSGSDTEATPLDRKAARKENKKKVKEEKREARKNKVPKAVKKKKKKLAKAKKNR, encoded by the exons ATGTCAAATTCTGTGACAACTGCAATTCGTGAAAGTGTTCGTGATATGGCCATTGGCAAGACTAAGACAACTGAGAAAGCTGACCGTGCTACTGTTGAACAG GCTATCGACCCAAGAACCCGTATGGTTTTATTCAAAATGCTGAACCGTGGTGTATTTCGTGATATAAACGGCTGCATTTCAACTGGAAAAGAA GCAAATGTCTATCATGCCACAAAATCTGATGGTCAAGAACTGGCGATCAAGGTTTACAAAACTTCAGTTCTCGTATTCAA GGATAGAGATCGATATGTACAAGGTGATTACAGGTTCAGATATGGATACTGCAAGCACAATCCTAGAAAAATGGTTAAAACATGGGCTGAGAAAGAAATGAGAAATCTTATGAG GCTAAGGGCAGCAGGAATTAGGTGTCCAGCTCCACTTCTTCTGAGGCTTCATGTCCTGGTCATGGAATTCATAG GCACGGCAGGTTGGGCTGCACCTCGGCTCAAGGATGCTGCTTTATCTCTCGACAAGTTACGTGAAGGCTATATGGAG ATGATCATGGTGATGCGAACATTGTATCAAAAGTGCAAGCTTGTGCATGGAGATCTTAGCGAGTATAACATACTCTATTTTGAG GGTCACTTGTACATAATTGATGTCTCTCAATCAGTTGATCTTGACCATCCCCATGCCCTTGATTTCCTTCGAGAAGATTGTGTTCATGTTTCC GATTTCTTTAAGAAGAATGGGGTAGCTGTCATGACAATTCGGGAATTGTTTGATTTTATAGTGGATCCTACTATAGATGATGATTCCGTGGACAGTTATCTTGAAGAG GCGCAAGAAAAAATTTTGGCTAGAGGTGACAAAATCTCTGCCGAGGAAGAAATTGCTGACTCCGTATTCGTGCAG TCGTACATTCCAAAGACTTTGGATCATGTGAAGAATGCAGAGGAGGATGTTCAACAAATCATCAGTGGGAAAGACACAAGAAATATGTATTATCAGACGATTACAGGTCTTAATAAAGCTCTTTCTCTCGCCAGTTCTTCCATATCAGAAAACGAGCAGCAAAATCCAAATGTGGAGGTTGTAAAGGAAAATCTTGCATCGACCCCCTGCTCAACTGACTTACTGGAGGCCGAATCAGAAACTGAATCGAGTGACTCAGAGGAGGGTTCTTCTTCAGGTAGTGATACAGAGGCAACACCGTTAGACAGGAAAGCAGCTCGGAAAGAGAACAAGAAGAAAGTGAAAGAAGAGAAAAGGGAGGCAAGAAAGAATAAGGTTCCAAAAGcggtgaagaagaagaaaaagaagttGGCCAAAGCTAAGAAAAACAGGTAA